The following are encoded in a window of Deltaproteobacteria bacterium genomic DNA:
- a CDS encoding alpha/beta hydrolase encodes MWRAQTTELSKRHRVIAPDLPGVGESEPVSPSASPMDRMGDSVAVLLETLRIPRAVVGGCSMGGYVALALARRYPKMVRGLILTNTRAAADTDAARQNRERMAQSLMKRGMVELEESLFPKLLGPQASEALRAEVLGMIRAGSPVGSAAASRGMAARLDSLAWLARCPCPVLVIHGAQDAIISRDESEAMSRAAPSATFVELQNAGHLSPMEQPEAWNAAVRAWLEKLPR; translated from the coding sequence ATGTGGCGTGCACAGACAACGGAACTTTCCAAACGCCACCGGGTCATCGCGCCGGACCTGCCGGGCGTGGGCGAGAGCGAGCCGGTGTCGCCGAGCGCCTCGCCGATGGATCGGATGGGCGATTCGGTCGCGGTGCTGCTGGAGACGCTGCGCATCCCGCGCGCGGTCGTCGGCGGTTGCTCGATGGGCGGCTACGTCGCGCTGGCGCTGGCGCGTCGCTACCCGAAGATGGTGCGCGGGCTCATCCTCACCAACACCCGCGCCGCCGCCGACACCGACGCTGCCCGCCAAAACCGCGAGCGCATGGCCCAGTCGCTCATGAAGCGCGGGATGGTGGAGCTCGAGGAAAGCCTCTTTCCCAAGCTGCTCGGGCCGCAGGCGAGCGAGGCGCTTCGAGCCGAAGTCCTGGGGATGATCCGCGCGGGCTCGCCGGTGGGCTCGGCGGCTGCGAGCCGGGGCATGGCCGCGCGGCTCGACAGCCTCGCCTGGCTGGCGCGCTGCCCCTGCCCGGTGCTGGTGATTCACGGCGCGCAGGACGCGATCATCTCGCGCGACGAGTCCGAGGCCATGTCGCGCGCGGCGCCCTCGGCGACGTTCGTGGAGCTGCAGAACGCTGGACACCTCTCACCCATGGAGCAGCCCGAGGCCTGGAACGCGGCCGTGCGCGCGTGGCTGGAGAAGCTGCCGCGCTGA
- a CDS encoding YXWGXW repeat-containing protein — protein MMSVITLALLLSVPAVARADWHEGKGHEGHHHDVGGVHGAQPPPPRYEAPSPRHHWVPGYWAWRNGAHVWVDGTWVLPPEGYVWEPARWENVDGEWVFFEGHWRPVDQPDATVVYQPPAPPVNEVVVEAAPPPPVEEVQPPMPFANAYFVPGHWWWNGYRYAWIAGRWTARPAGYVWEAARWEHRPDGRWGWRPGYWRR, from the coding sequence ATGATGAGCGTGATCACCTTGGCGCTGCTGCTCAGTGTCCCGGCCGTGGCCCGCGCCGACTGGCACGAGGGCAAGGGCCACGAGGGCCACCACCACGACGTCGGTGGCGTGCACGGCGCCCAGCCGCCGCCGCCGCGCTACGAGGCACCTTCGCCGCGGCACCACTGGGTTCCCGGCTACTGGGCCTGGCGCAACGGCGCGCACGTCTGGGTCGACGGCACCTGGGTGCTCCCGCCCGAGGGCTACGTCTGGGAGCCCGCGCGCTGGGAGAACGTGGATGGCGAGTGGGTGTTCTTCGAGGGCCACTGGCGGCCGGTCGATCAGCCCGACGCGACGGTGGTGTACCAGCCGCCCGCACCGCCCGTGAACGAGGTGGTCGTCGAGGCCGCGCCGCCTCCGCCGGTGGAGGAAGTGCAGCCGCCCATGCCGTTCGCGAACGCGTACTTCGTGCCCGGCCACTGGTGGTGGAACGGCTACCGCTACGCGTGGATCGCCGGGCGCTGGACCGCGCGCCCTGCGGGCTACGTGTGGGAGGCCGCGCGCTGGGAGCACCGCCCGGACGGCCGGTGGGGCTGGCGTCCAGGTTACTGGCGCCGCTAG
- a CDS encoding DUF1565 domain-containing protein, which yields MKTIVRVALVCAAFTFVLGCGSNKTAGSGSSGTTHGTGATGASGASTAAAAGSSGSTEGSTSAASTSGSTAGSTSTAASTGSTAGSTSTAASTGSSAASTGSTSTTGSTSAASTGSTAASTSGTGSTAAASTGSTGAATTTGSTGSTGTTGGCPTPGTDRFYVDASASPTGNGSQQCPFTTITEGLAAATASPASAVTVQVEPGTYDANLGEVFPLVVPAKVKVTGDTPAASSRNAFVIDGSGSLSASSVGLTVGVVLMGEIDYMLIEDSNPVGNDPDAIVYAASGTPHLSLVSVDGTNVTTAAMLITSVAGSQGATVTLDNQGEFKSSDADGILIEPGTGTPPTVTITGALVHDNANDGVHITASNGSAPTVNLNGTSADNFFFCNGDYGVDSAVSVDARGNSWDHDANALTDGSGGNGPPADVNDFAVVNTANAVAPSANACNQ from the coding sequence GTGAAGACCATCGTTCGCGTCGCGCTGGTGTGCGCGGCTTTCACATTCGTGCTGGGCTGCGGCAGCAACAAGACCGCGGGCAGCGGCAGCAGCGGAACCACGCACGGCACGGGCGCCACAGGTGCGTCCGGAGCGAGCACCGCCGCAGCGGCTGGCTCCAGCGGATCCACCGAGGGCAGCACCAGCGCTGCGAGCACCTCGGGCAGCACCGCCGGCTCGACCTCCACGGCGGCGAGCACGGGCAGCACCGCCGGCTCGACTTCCACGGCAGCGAGCACGGGCAGCAGCGCCGCGAGCACCGGATCGACCTCGACGACGGGCTCGACGTCCGCCGCCAGCACGGGCAGCACCGCTGCGAGCACCTCCGGCACGGGCTCGACCGCGGCCGCGAGCACGGGGAGCACCGGCGCTGCGACGACCACCGGCAGCACGGGCAGCACCGGGACCACGGGCGGCTGCCCGACGCCTGGCACGGACCGCTTCTACGTCGACGCGTCCGCGAGCCCCACCGGCAACGGCTCGCAGCAGTGCCCGTTCACCACCATCACCGAGGGCCTCGCCGCAGCCACGGCGAGCCCGGCCAGCGCGGTCACGGTGCAGGTCGAGCCTGGCACCTACGACGCCAACCTCGGCGAGGTCTTCCCGCTGGTGGTGCCAGCCAAGGTCAAGGTCACCGGCGACACGCCCGCGGCCAGCTCGCGAAACGCGTTCGTCATCGACGGCTCGGGTTCGCTGAGCGCCAGCAGCGTGGGGCTCACCGTGGGCGTCGTGCTCATGGGCGAGATCGACTACATGCTCATCGAGGACAGCAACCCGGTCGGCAACGATCCCGACGCGATCGTCTACGCCGCCAGCGGCACGCCGCACCTCTCGCTGGTCTCGGTGGACGGCACGAACGTGACCACCGCGGCCATGCTCATCACCTCGGTGGCGGGCTCGCAGGGGGCCACGGTCACCCTCGACAATCAGGGCGAGTTCAAGAGCTCCGACGCCGACGGCATCTTGATCGAGCCGGGCACCGGCACGCCGCCCACGGTGACGATCACGGGCGCGCTGGTGCACGACAACGCCAACGACGGCGTCCACATCACGGCCAGCAACGGCAGCGCGCCCACCGTGAACCTCAACGGCACCAGCGCGGACAACTTCTTCTTCTGCAACGGCGACTACGGCGTGGACAGCGCCGTGTCCGTCGACGCCCGCGGCAACTCCTGGGACCACGACGCCAACGCGCTCACCGACGGCTCGGGCGGCAACGGCCCGCCCGCCGACGTGAACGACTTCGCGGTGGTCAACACGGCCAACGCGGTGGCGCCGAGCGCCAACGCCTGCAACCAGTAG
- a CDS encoding DUF4920 domain-containing protein, which translates to MKRLLVALTLLAAPNAFAHGEVCDHPEPPANAAAPAPAKDGVVLRGDKVPAGAAVKIADVLAKPQGFDGKTLVIEGDVRRACTRRGCWMELATASTAKGAGVRVTFKDYAFFVPTDSAGSHARVQGVVKVAELSAEQAAHYESEGATVPRGADGKPREVQLVASGVELRR; encoded by the coding sequence ATGAAGCGCCTGCTCGTTGCCCTGACCCTGCTCGCCGCGCCGAACGCCTTTGCCCATGGCGAGGTCTGCGACCACCCCGAGCCGCCTGCGAACGCCGCCGCGCCCGCGCCCGCCAAGGACGGCGTGGTGCTCCGCGGCGACAAGGTCCCCGCCGGCGCGGCCGTGAAGATCGCCGACGTGCTCGCCAAGCCCCAGGGCTTCGACGGCAAGACGCTGGTCATCGAGGGCGACGTCCGCCGCGCCTGCACCCGCCGAGGCTGCTGGATGGAGCTGGCCACCGCGTCGACCGCCAAGGGCGCCGGCGTGCGCGTGACCTTCAAGGACTACGCCTTCTTCGTGCCCACCGACTCCGCGGGCTCGCACGCGCGCGTGCAGGGCGTGGTGAAGGTGGCGGAGCTGTCTGCGGAGCAGGCGGCGCACTACGAGAGCGAGGGCGCCACCGTGCCCCGCGGCGCCGATGGCAAGCCCCGCGAGGTCCAGCTCGTGGCCAGCGGCGTCGAGTTGCGCCGATAG
- a CDS encoding HAD-IIB family hydrolase: MASFADLSPQKLARVRAFLTDFDGTLTTSGELRAETLGALEELRDSGMPCVIVTGRPAGWGEMMARTFPVHGVISENGGLWHRRKPESGRIEKVFIEKPSERGPNRKRLERAVAEVLREVPGARMSTDSPYTEVDLAIDYNEDVQLGQAAAAQIERACRKRGLRAVRSSVHVNVWVGRFDKLHTARRYLANELDIDARTAAASCLYLGDSLNDAPLFKGFSLSVGVGNVRDVWERLAHKPRYVTQEREGQGALRVMRALARARARKSA, translated from the coding sequence ATGGCTTCGTTCGCTGATCTCTCGCCGCAGAAGCTCGCGCGGGTGCGCGCATTCCTCACCGACTTCGACGGCACCCTCACCACCTCCGGGGAGCTGCGCGCGGAGACGCTGGGCGCGCTGGAGGAGCTGCGCGACTCGGGCATGCCCTGCGTGATCGTCACCGGCAGGCCGGCGGGCTGGGGCGAGATGATGGCGCGGACGTTCCCCGTGCACGGCGTCATCAGCGAGAACGGCGGGCTCTGGCACCGACGAAAGCCGGAGAGCGGCCGCATCGAGAAGGTCTTCATCGAGAAGCCGAGCGAGCGCGGCCCGAACCGCAAGCGCCTGGAGCGCGCGGTGGCCGAGGTGCTGCGCGAGGTCCCCGGCGCGCGGATGTCGACCGACAGCCCGTACACCGAGGTGGATCTCGCCATCGACTACAACGAGGACGTGCAGCTCGGTCAGGCCGCTGCGGCGCAGATCGAGCGCGCGTGTCGCAAGCGCGGGCTGCGCGCGGTGCGCTCGAGCGTGCACGTGAACGTGTGGGTGGGCCGCTTCGACAAGCTGCACACCGCGCGGCGCTACCTCGCCAACGAGCTCGACATCGACGCGCGCACGGCCGCCGCGAGCTGCCTCTACCTCGGCGACTCGCTCAACGACGCGCCGCTCTTCAAGGGCTTCTCGCTCTCGGTGGGCGTGGGCAACGTGCGCGACGTCTGGGAGCGGCTCGCGCACAAGCCGCGCTACGTGACGCAAGAACGCGAAGGGCAGGGCGCGCTTCGCGTGATGCGCGCGCTCGCCCGGGCCCGCGCGCGAAAGTCGGCCTAG
- a CDS encoding class I SAM-dependent rRNA methyltransferase codes for MGVQVELSKDLARHLRAGHPWVFRKALKQPPRMPAGTIVDVAENGRFVARGYYDPLSPIAVRVLTRDEREPIDRSFWKRRVADSLKLRRELLDLSHTDSFRLLHGESDMLPGVNADLYAGFAVLKLYSAGLTPHREAIVAALRDNVPDLLGVLGRDELSRDDAEDESDRPAQGRPLWGKPPPQKLCMTENGMKLWLDPYTGQKTGMFLDQRDNRRLVRDLAKNRSSALNMFCYTGGFSVAAALGGAKRVVSVDSDADAVALCRENFELNELGPANHEFVADDAFKVLDRYKAEGRRFELIVLDPPAFAKSQRTVEAALDGYASLNRAALALLSPGGLLCTASCSARVSAEDFFTAVKEAAFKARVDLQLVHQRFQPPDHPVLAQFPQGRYLKFFVFRRPGGV; via the coding sequence ATGGGCGTCCAAGTCGAGCTGTCGAAGGATCTCGCGCGGCACCTGCGCGCAGGCCACCCGTGGGTCTTCCGCAAGGCGCTCAAGCAGCCGCCGCGGATGCCCGCGGGAACCATCGTCGACGTGGCCGAGAACGGGCGCTTCGTGGCCCGCGGCTACTACGACCCGCTCTCTCCCATCGCCGTGCGCGTGCTCACCCGCGACGAGCGTGAGCCGATCGATCGCAGCTTCTGGAAGCGGCGCGTGGCCGACAGCCTCAAGCTCCGGCGCGAGCTGCTCGACCTCTCGCACACCGACTCGTTCCGGCTGCTCCACGGCGAGAGCGACATGCTGCCGGGCGTGAACGCCGACCTGTATGCCGGCTTTGCGGTGCTCAAGCTGTACAGCGCCGGGCTCACGCCGCACCGCGAGGCCATCGTGGCCGCGCTGCGCGACAACGTGCCGGACCTGCTCGGCGTGCTCGGCCGCGACGAGCTCTCCCGCGACGACGCCGAGGACGAGAGCGATCGTCCCGCGCAGGGGCGCCCGCTCTGGGGAAAGCCGCCGCCGCAGAAGCTGTGCATGACCGAGAACGGGATGAAGCTCTGGCTGGATCCGTACACCGGCCAGAAGACCGGCATGTTCCTCGACCAGCGCGACAACCGCCGCCTGGTGCGCGACCTCGCCAAGAACCGCAGCAGCGCGCTCAACATGTTCTGCTACACGGGCGGCTTCTCCGTCGCGGCGGCGCTGGGTGGGGCCAAGCGGGTGGTGAGCGTCGACTCCGACGCCGACGCGGTGGCGCTCTGCCGCGAGAACTTCGAGCTCAACGAGCTGGGGCCCGCGAACCACGAGTTCGTCGCCGATGACGCGTTCAAGGTGCTCGACCGCTACAAGGCCGAGGGCAGAAGGTTCGAGCTCATCGTGCTCGACCCGCCCGCATTTGCGAAGAGTCAACGTACGGTCGAAGCCGCCCTCGACGGCTACGCGAGCCTGAATCGCGCCGCCCTCGCTTTGCTCAGTCCCGGCGGACTCTTGTGCACGGCGTCATGTTCCGCGCGCGTCTCGGCCGAGGATTTCTTCACAGCAGTGAAGGAAGCCGCGTTCAAGGCGCGGGTGGACCTGCAACTCGTCCACCAGCGGTTCCAGCCGCCCGACCACCCTGTCCTGGCTCAGTTTCCCCAGGGCAGGTATTTGAAATTCTTTGTCTTTAGGCGGCCGGGCGGAGTGTGA
- a CDS encoding cytochrome c, translating into MRRVLPSTWSVVLLAAAFTGCAGPMPIPSSQLDDPGALIFNGYSAAQAKCFHCHGADGSGTIRGPDLQQLVPYVGDARIWDQIENGDAIMPAYKNKLTQREIAQVVSWMRAGFPAAAGSAGDAGRTAAR; encoded by the coding sequence ATGCGGCGCGTTCTCCCCAGCACCTGGTCGGTGGTTCTGCTCGCGGCGGCCTTCACGGGTTGTGCGGGCCCGATGCCCATCCCCAGCTCGCAGCTCGACGACCCGGGGGCGCTCATCTTCAACGGCTACAGCGCAGCCCAGGCGAAGTGCTTCCACTGCCACGGCGCCGACGGCAGCGGCACCATCCGCGGCCCGGACTTGCAGCAGCTCGTGCCGTACGTGGGCGACGCGCGCATCTGGGATCAGATCGAGAACGGCGATGCGATCATGCCGGCGTACAAGAACAAGCTCACCCAGCGTGAGATCGCCCAGGTGGTGAGCTGGATGCGCGCAGGCTTCCCCGCAGCTGCGGGCAGCGCCGGCGACGCAGGTCGGACGGCCGCGCGCTGA
- a CDS encoding dienelactone hydrolase family protein, whose amino-acid sequence MAETKIDVRTADGTMDAYCFAPPGGKPAPVVVLISDAFGVRPATKEMCEKLAAKGYFVVIPNVLYRSGSFAPFEPAKVWTDPGERQRLMGIMQKATPDGVMKDLGALFDALTKQPGAKPERVGMVGYCMGGRLSFLAAAAFPERVVAVAAIHAGRVVTDAPDSPHNQAGTIKGRLYFGVADNDPSFTPEQQTQLKNSLNAAKVRYDLEVYPGAKHGFAMADTPEYNAEADAKHWERVFALFAETLPKS is encoded by the coding sequence ATGGCTGAAACCAAGATCGATGTCCGCACCGCAGACGGGACAATGGACGCCTACTGCTTCGCGCCACCGGGCGGAAAGCCTGCGCCGGTCGTGGTGCTGATCTCCGACGCGTTCGGCGTGCGCCCGGCGACGAAGGAGATGTGCGAGAAGCTCGCGGCCAAGGGCTACTTCGTGGTGATCCCCAATGTGCTCTACCGCTCCGGCAGCTTCGCGCCATTCGAGCCCGCGAAGGTGTGGACCGATCCCGGTGAGCGCCAGCGGCTCATGGGGATCATGCAGAAGGCCACGCCCGATGGCGTGATGAAGGACCTGGGGGCGCTCTTCGACGCGCTCACCAAGCAGCCCGGCGCCAAGCCCGAGAGGGTGGGGATGGTGGGCTACTGCATGGGCGGCCGGCTGAGCTTCCTGGCCGCGGCCGCGTTCCCGGAGCGCGTGGTGGCGGTGGCGGCAATCCATGCCGGGCGGGTGGTGACCGACGCGCCCGACAGCCCCCACAATCAGGCGGGCACGATCAAGGGTCGGCTCTACTTCGGCGTGGCCGACAACGACCCGAGCTTCACCCCGGAGCAGCAGACGCAGCTGAAGAACTCGCTCAACGCGGCCAAGGTCCGCTACGACCTCGAGGTCTACCCCGGCGCGAAGCATGGCTTCGCCATGGCCGACACCCCCGAGTACAACGCCGAGGCCGACGCCAAGCACTGGGAGCGGGTGTTCGCGCTCTTCGCCGAGACGTTGCCCAAGAGCTGA
- a CDS encoding alpha/beta hydrolase, with product MVQKGQFLERPTLIPSGKFTLEGLWHRGTVAPSALLIPPLPGEGSMDAAALNELAFALSRAGHPSLRFNFGGIGASQGQSKTLAAQERDARAAAKLLRESAGFEPLAAVAFRSGANVALRLVDSATKLVLVSPPPELDLGDLATTPVETLFAIPEADPGRPRWGEHCARSGDRLALIEAADPAWNRGLPQLAREVVQFLDTP from the coding sequence ATGGTCCAGAAAGGTCAGTTCCTCGAGCGGCCCACGCTCATCCCCTCGGGCAAGTTCACGCTGGAGGGGCTGTGGCATCGCGGCACGGTGGCGCCGTCGGCGCTCCTGATTCCGCCGCTTCCGGGTGAAGGCTCGATGGACGCGGCCGCGCTCAACGAGCTCGCCTTCGCGCTCTCGCGCGCGGGACACCCCAGCCTGCGCTTCAACTTCGGTGGCATCGGCGCGAGCCAGGGCCAGTCGAAGACGCTCGCTGCGCAAGAGCGCGACGCGCGCGCCGCCGCCAAGCTCCTCCGCGAGAGCGCCGGGTTCGAGCCGCTGGCAGCGGTGGCCTTTCGCTCAGGGGCCAACGTGGCGCTGCGGTTGGTGGATTCGGCGACGAAGCTGGTGCTGGTGTCGCCGCCGCCCGAGCTGGATCTCGGCGATCTGGCGACCACGCCCGTGGAGACGCTCTTCGCCATCCCTGAAGCCGATCCCGGCAGGCCCCGCTGGGGCGAGCACTGTGCGCGAAGCGGCGATCGGCTGGCGCTCATTGAGGCTGCAGATCCCGCGTGGAATCGGGGGCTTCCGCAGCTGGCGCGCGAGGTCGTCCAGTTCCTGGACACCCCGTGA
- a CDS encoding peptidase S8, which translates to MQLSQKDAPTSATDDDAIDDERDGKDYELVVKLKPTADMDAELKALDDAEPEDFRWNSVEGVKDGLALGDLAGDEDVGEALARIRQDPRVEFAEPLVEVHADFVPNDPEYKQQWNLKAIHMEDAWEETQGEGVTVAVIDTGIAFEDYGEFKQVPDLKGIKFAKGYNFVADNDHPDDDQGHGTHVAGTIAQATNNGEGVAGVAFKATLMPVKVLDENGTGNSADIADAIYWAADHGAQVINMSLGGGAPSQAMGDAVAYARKRGVVVVCAAGNARRGIVEYPAAYPGAVAVSAVGPSGELAPYSSWGKEIDIAAPGGDKSQGEQNGILQQTIDPSEPSRAVYAYYQGTSMATPHVAGVAALLYGAGAKDPDAVEKALFVGAEASAQGGWNDRKGHGLLNAHASLAALKGKTVAHEPEVAQADVTDEGTFSVLDEAADSTGALIKFGLAVAMAFGVAVTLRKRERGTLSPALLTALLLSAAGLWFLPKPESHGAAATALKLIEIPLPDWGKWLFGPGRASPLFYSALIPFGLSIVGYFWKPSRPVMAGVCFGFASFLAYCAWSGAPAIAWMPLRVMALPFLIVNVVLCLFFGRALLRKEAA; encoded by the coding sequence ATGCAGCTCTCGCAGAAGGACGCGCCGACGTCGGCGACCGACGACGACGCCATCGACGACGAGCGCGACGGCAAGGACTACGAGCTGGTGGTGAAGCTCAAGCCCACGGCCGACATGGACGCCGAGCTCAAGGCGCTCGACGACGCCGAGCCCGAGGACTTCCGCTGGAACAGCGTCGAGGGCGTGAAGGACGGCCTTGCGCTGGGCGATCTCGCCGGCGACGAGGACGTGGGCGAGGCGCTGGCGCGCATCCGCCAGGATCCGCGGGTGGAGTTCGCGGAGCCGCTCGTCGAGGTGCACGCGGACTTCGTGCCGAACGATCCCGAGTACAAGCAGCAGTGGAACCTCAAGGCGATCCACATGGAGGACGCCTGGGAGGAGACCCAGGGCGAGGGGGTCACGGTGGCCGTCATCGACACCGGCATCGCGTTCGAGGACTACGGCGAGTTCAAGCAGGTGCCAGATCTCAAAGGCATCAAGTTCGCCAAGGGCTACAACTTCGTCGCCGACAACGATCACCCCGACGACGACCAGGGCCACGGCACGCACGTGGCTGGCACCATCGCCCAGGCCACCAACAACGGCGAGGGCGTGGCGGGCGTGGCGTTCAAGGCCACGCTGATGCCGGTGAAGGTCCTCGACGAGAACGGCACCGGCAACTCCGCCGACATCGCCGACGCCATCTACTGGGCCGCGGACCACGGCGCGCAGGTCATCAACATGAGCCTCGGCGGCGGCGCGCCCTCGCAGGCCATGGGCGACGCGGTCGCGTACGCGCGCAAGCGCGGCGTGGTCGTGGTCTGCGCGGCCGGTAACGCGCGCCGCGGCATCGTGGAGTATCCGGCGGCCTATCCCGGCGCGGTGGCGGTGAGCGCGGTCGGTCCTTCCGGCGAGCTCGCGCCGTACTCCAGCTGGGGCAAGGAGATCGACATCGCGGCGCCCGGCGGCGACAAGAGCCAGGGCGAGCAGAACGGCATCCTGCAGCAGACGATTGATCCCTCGGAGCCGTCGCGCGCGGTCTACGCGTACTACCAGGGCACCAGCATGGCCACGCCGCACGTGGCCGGTGTGGCCGCGCTGCTCTACGGCGCGGGCGCCAAGGACCCGGACGCGGTCGAGAAGGCGCTCTTCGTCGGCGCCGAGGCCAGCGCGCAGGGCGGCTGGAACGACCGCAAGGGCCACGGCCTCTTGAACGCGCACGCGTCGCTGGCGGCGCTCAAGGGCAAGACGGTCGCCCACGAGCCCGAGGTGGCCCAGGCCGACGTGACCGACGAGGGCACGTTCTCGGTGCTCGACGAGGCCGCCGACTCCACGGGCGCGCTCATCAAGTTCGGGCTCGCCGTGGCGATGGCGTTCGGCGTCGCGGTCACGCTGCGCAAGCGCGAGCGCGGCACGCTCAGCCCGGCGCTGCTCACGGCGCTGCTGCTCTCGGCCGCGGGCCTGTGGTTCTTGCCCAAGCCCGAGTCGCACGGCGCGGCAGCCACGGCGCTCAAGCTCATCGAGATCCCGTTGCCGGATTGGGGCAAGTGGCTCTTCGGCCCGGGGCGCGCGTCGCCGCTGTTCTACTCGGCGCTGATCCCGTTCGGCCTCTCCATCGTGGGCTACTTCTGGAAGCCGTCGCGGCCGGTGATGGCGGGCGTGTGCTTCGGCTTCGCCTCGTTCCTGGCGTACTGCGCCTGGAGCGGCGCGCCGGCCATCGCCTGGATGCCGCTGCGCGTGATGGCGCTGCCGTTCCTCATCGTGAACGTGGTGCTCTGCCTCTTCTTCGGGCGCGCCCTGCTCCGCAAGGAGGCGGCATGA
- a CDS encoding CPBP family intramembrane metalloprotease — MDTPSVPAPAPSPAPTAGMALALLAVSAFAAVVLGSLMQLASLPLGLLWTEAFTFFAPAWLLVCAFRGDPASWLGLSRPRPLHVALGFLVGLANYPLAGTLEVLVRTWVEARWPAISKFFDLAAHAFGNAHGWQKAVIVLAVVLAAPLGEETMFRGVLQPSLARSLRPAGAIAITAALFSLIHLDPIGFLARMELGIVFGLLVFWTRSLWVSMAAHAANNLFATGLYFVAGDAKDEAPPEKLQLLGLFALGVVLTAPLLYAAWRSRRPVEPQPWTPPADLSRQLRGWTAAAIVSAVAMVLVAWATHSLGQIAR; from the coding sequence ATGGACACTCCGTCCGTGCCGGCGCCCGCTCCATCCCCTGCCCCGACCGCCGGCATGGCCCTGGCGCTGCTGGCGGTCTCGGCGTTCGCTGCGGTGGTGCTGGGGAGCCTGATGCAGCTGGCCAGCCTGCCCCTGGGCCTGCTGTGGACGGAGGCCTTCACCTTCTTCGCGCCGGCCTGGCTGCTCGTCTGCGCATTCCGCGGCGACCCGGCGAGCTGGCTGGGGCTCTCGCGCCCGCGGCCCCTCCACGTGGCGCTGGGCTTCCTGGTGGGGCTGGCGAACTACCCGCTGGCGGGGACGCTCGAGGTCCTGGTCCGCACCTGGGTGGAGGCGCGCTGGCCCGCGATCTCGAAGTTCTTCGATCTCGCGGCGCACGCCTTTGGCAATGCGCACGGCTGGCAGAAGGCGGTGATCGTCCTGGCCGTGGTGCTGGCCGCGCCACTCGGCGAGGAGACGATGTTCCGCGGCGTGCTCCAGCCGAGCCTCGCGCGCTCCCTGCGACCGGCAGGAGCCATCGCCATCACGGCCGCGCTGTTCTCGCTGATCCACCTCGACCCGATCGGCTTCCTGGCGCGCATGGAGCTGGGCATCGTGTTCGGGCTGCTCGTCTTCTGGACGCGCTCGCTCTGGGTGAGCATGGCCGCGCACGCCGCGAACAACCTCTTCGCCACCGGGCTCTACTTCGTCGCCGGCGACGCGAAGGACGAAGCGCCGCCGGAGAAGCTCCAGCTCCTGGGCCTGTTCGCGCTCGGCGTCGTGCTCACGGCGCCGCTGCTGTACGCAGCATGGCGCTCGCGGCGGCCCGTCGAGCCGCAGCCGTGGACGCCCCCCGCGGACCTCTCGCGCCAGCTCCGCGGCTGGACCGCCGCGGCCATCGTCTCGGCCGTGGCGATGGTGCTCGTGGCCTGGGCCACGCACTCGCTCGGTCAGATCGCGCGGTAG
- a CDS encoding 50S ribosomal protein L28 → MAWKCDICGKAPLVGNNVSHANNKTKRKTYPNLQKLRAMVEGKPTRVRACTRCIKAGKVFKAA, encoded by the coding sequence ATGGCCTGGAAGTGCGACATCTGTGGCAAGGCCCCGCTGGTGGGCAACAACGTCAGCCACGCCAACAACAAGACCAAGCGCAAGACCTACCCCAACCTCCAGAAGCTCCGGGCGATGGTTGAGGGCAAGCCCACGCGCGTGCGCGCGTGCACCCGCTGCATCAAGGCGGGCAAGGTCTTCAAGGCGGCCTGA
- a CDS encoding GNAT family N-acetyltransferase yields MAEPYRIRPARRGDRESIAALLAEVGYPNACDSATLSWVISHPEMEVHLAVDPLDRAVGMVSLSHRPQLKLKGRIATIDELIVLPSWRKKGIGKDLLQRAVTRVKVLGCKRLEINTLDRAGSASFMKKLGFVEIDSTVMRLEDLERVR; encoded by the coding sequence TTGGCCGAGCCCTACCGCATCCGCCCAGCGCGCCGCGGTGACCGCGAAAGCATCGCCGCCCTGCTGGCGGAGGTGGGCTACCCCAACGCCTGCGACTCGGCGACGCTGTCCTGGGTCATCTCGCATCCAGAGATGGAAGTGCACCTCGCGGTTGATCCCCTCGACCGCGCGGTGGGCATGGTGAGCCTCTCGCACCGGCCGCAGCTCAAGCTCAAGGGGCGCATCGCCACCATCGACGAGCTCATCGTCCTGCCGAGCTGGCGCAAGAAGGGCATCGGCAAGGACCTGCTCCAGCGCGCGGTGACGCGCGTGAAGGTGCTGGGCTGCAAGCGGCTGGAGATCAACACCCTCGACCGCGCGGGCTCCGCGTCGTTCATGAAGAAGCTGGGCTTCGTGGAGATCGACTCCACGGTGATGCGCCTCGAGGACCTCGAGCGCGTGCGCTGA